The proteins below are encoded in one region of Cetobacterium somerae ATCC BAA-474:
- a CDS encoding ParA family protein — protein MGKIITIKNNKGGVGKSTLSKNIAHGLAMLDFKTALITSDAQNDSLILLGGWFEGGKGFKSFVQNGEEIKIKIRENLDYFPVETDIFGINLKSKIRNAFNSLKDNYDFIIVDCAPVFNVLNDIILEITDEIIVPIKLDKLSTAGITRLIEKAEGNKITQIVPNLYRNTKISREYFQNLSNFFNDTGVTLTNPIPESVIEEQLSEKGKTIWETQSKKAEELQSLYGEIIGGIIND, from the coding sequence ATGGGGAAAATAATAACTATAAAAAATAACAAAGGTGGAGTTGGAAAATCAACTTTATCAAAAAATATTGCACATGGTCTTGCTATGTTAGACTTTAAAACTGCCCTAATTACTTCAGATGCACAAAATGATAGCTTAATACTTTTAGGTGGGTGGTTTGAAGGTGGTAAAGGTTTTAAATCTTTTGTTCAAAATGGTGAAGAAATAAAAATAAAAATCAGAGAAAATCTAGACTATTTTCCTGTTGAAACAGATATTTTTGGAATAAATTTAAAAAGTAAAATCAGAAATGCTTTTAATTCATTAAAAGATAATTATGATTTTATAATTGTTGATTGTGCTCCTGTTTTTAATGTACTTAATGATATTATTTTAGAAATTACTGATGAAATTATTGTTCCTATTAAACTTGATAAGTTAAGTACTGCTGGTATTACAAGATTAATAGAAAAAGCTGAAGGAAATAAAATAACTCAAATCGTTCCTAATTTATATAGAAATACTAAAATCTCAAGAGAATATTTCCAAAATTTATCTAACTTTTTTAATGATACAGGTGTTACATTAACAAATCCTATTCCAGAAAGTGTTATTGAAGAACAACTTTCAGAAAAAGGTAAAACAATCTGGGAAACTCAATCTAAAAAAGCTGAAGAATTACAAAGTTTATATGGTGAAATTATTGGGGGAATTATTAATGATTAA